Proteins encoded together in one Camelina sativa cultivar DH55 chromosome 9, Cs, whole genome shotgun sequence window:
- the LOC104712901 gene encoding probable disease resistance protein RPP1: MNKILKNFLCFKKNVKSLRIFDSRSLSLSSSSSSSFTPQRYDVFLSFRGADTRKSFVSFLYRELESKRIRTFKDDKELERGRPISPELLQAIKGSRIAVVVVSVNYPASPWCLEELREILKLQKLGLLTVIPIFYEIDPSAVRRQIGVVLKQFKKHEKRESKEKVKSWREALTKLASLSGECSKDWEDDSKLVEEITEQISNKLFSETPSNDNVLVGIDQHMRELYPRLDLNSNEDVRVIGIWGRGSIGRSALASHVYQNIKHHFEAHCFLEDVRRISQHCRKSHLQDELLSKMQGEGLTTKSFRMCLKTIKARLRNKKVLLVANDVDKIEQFDALAEEFNWFGPGSRIIITTQDRLLLKSSVVRSVYEVELLRCYEVRQLFRSDAFKQRDDPVGFDQSTYGAMYISGYFFITLKNIFTLLCDKGQLRQRINAIVYSL, translated from the exons atgaacaagatcttaaaaaactttttgtgttttaagaaaaatgttaaaTCGTTACGAATATTCGATTCCAGGTCACTATCtttatcttcttcgtcttcttcttcattcactCCTCAGAGATACGACGTTTTCCTAAGCTTCAGAGGCGCGGATACTCGCAAGAGCTTCGTCAGTTTTCTCTACAGGGAGTTGGAATCAAAACGGATCCGAACTTTTAAAGACGACAAGGAACTCGAGAGAGGCCGTCCGATTTCTCCGGAGCTTCTCCAAGCGATCAAAGGGTCGAGAATCGCAGTCGTGGTGGTCTCTGTGAACTACCCTGCTTCGCCTTGGTGTCTTGAAGAGCTCAGGGAGATTTTGAAACTTCAGAAACTGGGTTTGCTGACTGTGATACCCATTTTTTATGAGATCGATCCTTCAGCTGTGAGGAGACAGATCGGAGTAGTCTTGAAACAGTTCAAGAAGcatgagaagagagaaagcaaagaaaaagtCAAATCTTGGAGGGAAGCGTTGACCAAATTGGCTAGTCTCTCCGGCGAGTGTTCAAAGGATTG ggAAGATGACTCAAAGCTGGTCGAAGAAATTACTGAGCAAATATCAAACAAGTTGTTCTCAGAAACACCAAGCAATGATAATGTCTTAGTTGGGATTGACCAACACATGAGAGAGTTGTATCCACGACTTGATCTTAATTCCAATGAAGATGTTCGAGTAATTGGGATTTGGGGAAGAGGAAGCATTGGTAGATCAGCACTGGCTAGCCACGTTTACCAAAACATCAAACATCACTTCGAAGCTCATTGTTTCCTCGAAGACGTGAGACGGATTTCGCAACATTGCCGGAAATCCCATTTACAGGATGAGCTTCTTTCGAAGATGCAAGGAGAAGGTTTGACAACAAAGAGCTTTCGTATGTGTCTTAAGACGATCAAAGCAAGGCTAAGGAACAAGAAGGTTCTTCTTGTGGCGAACGACGTAGACAAGATCGAACAGTTCGATGCACTTGCTGAAGAATTTAACTGGTTTGGTCCAGGGAGCAGAATCATCATAACAACACAAGATAGACTATTACTTAAATCATCAGTAGTGAGGAGTGTCTACGAAGTGGAGCTCTTAAGATGCTACGAAGTTCGTCAGCTATTTAGGTCAGATGCTTTCAAACAAAGAGACGATCCTGTTGGTTTCGACCAGTCTACATATGGAGCCATGTATATTTCAGGTTATTTTTTTATCACCTTGAAAAATATATTCACTCTGTTGTGTGACAAAGGCCAACTTAGACAAAGGATCAATGCAATAGTATATAGTCTTTAG